The sequence AGATTCAAGTTATAAACAGATCAGTGCAAAAATCGTGCAAAACATGCTATTGAAGATTGGAGGAAGAGTTTTTCTTGGAAAACGTTTTGAATTCGAAGACTACGATcaagattcgaggacgaatctttTCCAACCCGGAGAGAATGATGTAGATagatatttagaataaatatcttaattatttagtgttttatttattatttggataattatctttaatattttagggttttatgATTTCTTATATATAGCCGTCTAGGCTTAAGTTTGTATTcagtttatgatttgattaataaaaagttaagaGATTTCTCTTTATTCCTTGTTTTCGGCTAGATCATAGGtgatctcaacgaatttaagaagacattgatcttaggcattcttagactaaataagatctTTGTGATTATCCTAGTTTTCCGGGTATTCTAAGAATCAACGGACCTCTAGTTCTATCTTATAAGGCTTCCGCTACATCAGTTTCTAACAAACACACATTACCTTTTCATCACATGAATCAGATACGATCTGCCATTAATAACCTCAACACAAAGCAAGGTTAGGTAAATGACGTAGACCCTTTTTCAATAATCATACAATACATAACAACGTAAGATCCTTTTTCGACATCCATCTCCTTTCAGACAAAACCACGTTCAGAAAAGAACAGAGACAtaaacagaaacagaaacagaaagATGCAGTTACATATATCTCCAAGCTTGAGACATGTGACGGTCGTCAAAGGGAAAGGACTAAGAGAGTTCATAAAAGTGAAGGTTGGTTCAAGAAGATTCTCGTATCAAATGATGTTTTAttctctcctcttcttcactTTTCTTCTCCGGCTTGTCTTCGTTCTTTCCACCGTTGATACTATCGACGGTGCCTCTCCTTGCTCCTCTCTTGGTAACTAGTTCTTGTCccttcatttatttatttattttctaaatccagatattttaaataatgaactATTGATTTCGTTTTGAATAAAAACTCTGTTTGTTGCTCATTTTGTCACAATTTTtgctaattaaaatatgtaaatgcGATTTCTGTAAATCATTTATGtaaaatatcaatataatttttttttttttgataaacagcTTGCTTGGGAAAAAGACTAAAGCCAAAGCTTCTAGGAGGAAGGATTGAGACTGGTGTAAGTTACTCTAACTTCAATTTTAGTATCtaccatatttaaattttgttatactGTTAAAAGTCAATTTTCTTTGGTTATTCATCTAGAATGTTCCAGAAGCTATATACCAAGTTTTGGAACAGCCTCTAAGTGAAGAAGAGCTAAAAGGAAGATCAGACATACCACAAACACTTGAAGATTTCATGTCTGAAGTCAAAAGAAGCAAATCAGACGCAAGAGAATTTGCTCAAAAGCTTAAAGAAATGGTGACATTGATGGAACAGAGAACAAGAACAGCTAAGATCCAAGAGTATCTATACCGACACGTCGCATCAAGCAGCATACCAAAACAACTTCACTGTTTAGCTCTTAAACTAGCCAACGAACATTCCATAAACGTAGCCGCACGTCTCCAGCTTCCAGAAGCCGAACTAGTCCCAACCTTGGTCGAGAACAACTACTTTCACTTTGTCTTGGCTTCAGACAACGTACTTGCAGCTTCGGTGGTGGCTAAGTCTTTGGTTCAGAACTCTTTAAGGCCTCATAAGATCGTTCTTCACATCATAACTGATAGAAAAACTTATTTCCCGATGCAAGCTTGGTTCTCACTTCATCCTCTGTCTCCAGCAATCATTGAGGTCAAGGCTTTGCATCATTTTGATTGGTTATCGAAAGGTAAAGTTCCGGTTTTGGAAGCTATGGAGAAGGATCAGAGAGTGAGGTCTCAGTTCAGAGGTGGATCATCGGTCATTGTCGCTAATAACAACGAGAATCCAGTTGTAGTTGCTGCTAAGTTACAAGCTCTTAGCCCTAAATACAACTCCATGATGAATCACATCCGTATTCATCTACCAGAGGTAAACTTGATCCGTGTGACAGAGAAGAATGCTCTGAACATTAGACTTACAACTTCTTTGTCTTTGCAGTTGTTTCCGAGCTTAAACAAGGTTGTGTTTCTAGACGATGACGTTGTGATCCAAACTGATCTTTCACCACTTTGGGACATTGACATGGATGGGAAAGTTAATGGAGCAGTGGAGACATGCAGAGGAGAAGACAAGTTTGTCATGTCAAAGAAGTTCAAGAGCTATCTCAATTTCTCAAACCCAATAATAGCCACAAACTTCGACCCAGAGGAATGCGCTTGGGCTTACGGGATGAATGTTTTCGATCTAGCGGCTTGGAGAAAGACTAACATAACCTCCACTTACTATCATTGGCTCGACGAGGTAAATCAAAACCACTAACTAGCCACAACAAACACTATCAAGCACTAGTAGTCAACTTAACTCGGCCCATTTTTCATGTATATGTTGCAGAACTTAAAGTCAGACCTGAGTTTGTGGCAGCTGGGAACTTTGCCTCCCGGGTTGATAGCTTTCCACGGCCATGTCCAGACCATAGATCCGTTCTGGCATATGCTTGGTCTCGGATACCAAGAGAAAACGAGCTTCTCTGATGCTGAAAGTGCAGCTGTTGTTCATTTCAATGGAAGAGCTAAGCCTTGGCTTGATATAGCATTTCCTCATCTACGTCCTCTTTGGGCTAAGTATCTTGATTCCTCTGATAGGTTCATCAAGAGCTGTCACATTAGAGCATCATAATAATAATCACATATCAAAACTCAATCCACACGTTGGCTAAAAGAACCAGAGAAGAGATTCAGAGATCAACTCATAGGAGCATACTTTTCTGCAATGGAGTTTTTACTTCACTGGTCAAGTTTCCCTCTTCCAGATCATGTTTTTGCAGTCTCTCCTGTTTCTAATTCTTTTGTACTTCCAAACTCTAATGGCGagaaagtaattaaaaaaacattctaTATATTAATGTAAGAAACATCTGCCAAACTCTACTTAAATTTACATGTAAATAGATAACATTGCACCAAGCAATTGGAGTTTACAGTTGTTCAGCAGATAACAGTTGTTCATACGACCATAACACGATAAAACGAAAGCAACGATAAGACTAAGAAAGCCGAGAAAGTGGAGAGCAAAACAAATGgacttttcatttcttttttcagCGGAAGCAAGAAGCAAACCAGTCGATGATTTTTTTTCCTCCAAGTTAAGCAACTGGTGGACGAAGGACATGATCCTGAGAGGTATCGACGGAAGCAGGAGGCATGAACTGCCACATGGCAACTCCTGGGTAACTGATGAATGGCACCATCTTGTTTCCGGGAGCTTGGCCTTGCGCAGCAGAAGCAAAAGCAGTTGGCATCATAGGTGGAGCTGGGAAGAAGCTTGGTTGAGGAGCATTCATGGCTTTCAGCTGTTGCTCCAGCTTCTCTTTCTCTGTCTTCAGCCTCTGTTTCTCATCTCGCAGCTCGTTTTTCTCAGTCTGTTCGAGATTCACAAGGAAACTAGTAAACATGCATGGTGAAAGTATGGATTACAAGTCGAAGAAAAATTTATACCTTTAACTCTTTGATTTTTTCCTGAAGACCTGAATTGGTGTCCTTCAACTTCTGAGCTTCGCCGCGTAGCTGTGTCACCATGCGGACAGCATCGACCAAGATTGCAGCCTTGTCTGTTTTGGGAGGGTTTCCAGGCTCCAGAATTACACTTAATTCCATAAACCTGTTATTCATTTCAAAAGGCGATAAACTTCAGTTCCTACAGTAGGGAAGAGAAGGATATACAAGTTGAAAAGATTACTTGTCATTCAGCCTGTCTCGGCGCTGCTTCTCTCTACATGCTTTCGAGCTAGTGGCAGAGGATGATTCACATCTCGCCCTGCAAAAAAAGAATTGACCAGGGATTACTTTTTTTGATACCTTATCAACCTAAAAATATTCCAAGAAAGCCAATAATACAGATCCACAGAAACAGTTAAAGAATGAACTGTTTTGCAGAAGTTGCTAGAGTTACGTGGTCTTTTGAAAAAAGGTGCAACAGGTGGAGTTTATAAGAAGAAGGCTTACCTCTTTTTGGAGCCAGGTTCCTTGCTGGCTTCTGAATTTCCAGCCGAACCATCAACTCCCGCGCTGAATCCAACAAGAACCAAAAAGTTATAATTACAATGCAAACAATCCAAGGGAACTTACCATAAATCCCTCAAACACTCATTTATCTAAAAGTGGAAGCTCAAGAACTTACAAATATGCTCATCTTCAAGGAAGAAATGaagaatcattaaaaaaaaaacattgacaTGGTAAGGTCAAACTAGCAACTCAGATGGAAAGGCACTATCCACAAAAGGAATCTAATTCCCACAAAACAAAGTGATAGTTATGAATCGATTCCCGAACCAAGAAACATGTCAGGCACACACGCAAACAAGTTGACTTTGAGATAAACAAACACCAGAACTCTCCTGAagacttaatgtcattaaaacCAACTGCAAGGATACCTCACCAGCTTAAAGAGTCAACCTTTAAGCTTAAAATGAATCTTTCAGATGACAAAGAAAGTAACAATAAGATCTCAGTTTCTTTCTCAACAACCTACTCAAACAATCCCACAAGCTTAACAACTTAGCCAATCAAATTACAAATTTCAAATTCCATAATTTAACTTTCATTTCTTCAGAAAACACctgaaaaataacatttttaggCCGAATATGCCAACTTGTGCGCAAGCAATTAGGGTTCCCTTTGATCAAATTGCACACTCGCATCACTATACTGATTCCTCCCAAATGAATCAGAAGCTGGTAAGATCAGATCGGAACCCTAATTGAATcagttagagagaagagaaaccTGGAGTTAGAAGAAACGGCAAGAGGTTGGTGAACGGGCCAAGAGAAACCAGGACCTTGGATGGTGAAGCCCCCATAGTCCGCATCGATCAGGTCGGATATCCAATTAGCGTTTTCGGGTGACACCATCTCCTCCTCAAAACTCCACCGGTGGATCGATTTCTTCCGTTAAAATTTGATTGGAGCTGAAGAAAAAGAGAACTGTTGGAGGAGACCAAGTGTGGAATAATCTCAGGAGATTTAGAGTTGTTTTCACGCGCATTGCTTCTTCTCTTTTGGGCTTTCAAGGCCCATACATTATATAAcactcatgttttttttgtattttctttattagGGAATTTATACTGTAATTCATATTTGTATATAGAAAACCATTGATATTCAGAGTTCGTTCATgccttaaatattaaaaatagaatttctCATTAGTAGATTAgtgaaaaaatcatataaatacatCTCTTTAAGGCATAAGTAAAATTGTTAAATGTGAATTTTTATAAAGTATGTAGAGTTATTGGTTTATAATTCTCAtactttattataaataaatacatattaaaattatttttatatatgttactgttacatcatcatatattcATTGAAAACAAGAGTTAAAACAAACACCTAACTTGTTTTTGGTTAAATCAGAATGTTTGAAGCTAAGCTTCCCAAAATAATAGCATTCAATTGATAAATCTAGTGCTTCCAAAGACAATGTCAAAATAGATATGCTCGACACAATTTCAGTTTTGTCAAATAAAATTATGCAGTAGAAAATAGTAATCATAGTTCAACAAAAATgaatcctaggtatggactatGTGATGAGCAATAAACTCtaaactgtattttttttttttcaaaatagaagTATATTTTTACGGCGAGCCCAAATTATATTGAATTAACtcttatttgaatttatttgaATAGCATGtgtttttcaatataaattgaACATATGACATCTTACATTCTTATTTGATGTCAAATTAATTCTCATCTGAAGAGCATATTATTCTCAATAGGAAATGAATGTGACTTTTTACACAATTATTAAATGATCTAAGAGTTTTACAGATCCATAACTATATATTACTATTTCTCAGctggttttaattttatattcgtTTACTAACTagtgtattgttttttttttctctacttatatataaattgataatgATTTCTGATCAGGTTGGTTGTATTTGTACCGAAATTTATTCGAGAACATGCATGGTTGGATGGTCGTTTTGTCGTGATCTAGGAGAGATCACATTCTTCTGCTTCCTCCCATACATACATGGAAGTTCCATAAGGAATTATTCCAAAATACTAcgaatatatacataaatataacatatatgttaGTCCGGCGTTATCTTAAGTTATATAGAGTTGTTCTGAATGTAAAATTTCAAACGAGGTTCAATAAGCAAACACTCCAACGATGTGTAACATGGTGTTTTTACGTATTGGTTTCATTGATAAGTACAGTACATAACATATTCTAGACACATACATGATATATGAATATAAGTAGAAATTTTTATatccttttacaaaaaaaaagtaaatacttTTTTCTTGCTTTAAGATAACATTGGTATTTAACTATTCAACTAGCATtgtaaatatagatatatttgttagtgtcaaattttttaaaatgtaaatataagaTTCCCATGACATCTCAGGTTCATATAAAAACTGCTATATAGAGGGGTAAATTATAATAGCACCTCTTCtgttttatttataacaaaact is a genomic window of Brassica napus cultivar Da-Ae chromosome A2, Da-Ae, whole genome shotgun sequence containing:
- the LOC106366415 gene encoding probable galacturonosyltransferase 12, yielding MQLHISPSLRHVTVVKGKGLREFIKVKVGSRRFSYQMMFYSLLFFTFLLRLVFVLSTVDTIDGASPCSSLACLGKRLKPKLLGGRIETGNVPEAIYQVLEQPLSEEELKGRSDIPQTLEDFMSEVKRSKSDAREFAQKLKEMVTLMEQRTRTAKIQEYLYRHVASSSIPKQLHCLALKLANEHSINVAARLQLPEAELVPTLVENNYFHFVLASDNVLAASVVAKSLVQNSLRPHKIVLHIITDRKTYFPMQAWFSLHPLSPAIIEVKALHHFDWLSKGKVPVLEAMEKDQRVRSQFRGGSSVIVANNNENPVVVAAKLQALSPKYNSMMNHIRIHLPELFPSLNKVVFLDDDVVIQTDLSPLWDIDMDGKVNGAVETCRGEDKFVMSKKFKSYLNFSNPIIATNFDPEECAWAYGMNVFDLAAWRKTNITSTYYHWLDENLKSDLSLWQLGTLPPGLIAFHGHVQTIDPFWHMLGLGYQEKTSFSDAESAAVVHFNGRAKPWLDIAFPHLRPLWAKYLDSSDRFIKSCHIRAS
- the LOC125583924 gene encoding transcription factor ILR3-like, producing the protein MVSPENANWISDLIDADYGGFTIQGPGFSWPVHQPLAVSSNSSAGVDGSAGNSEASKEPGSKKRARCESSSATSSKACREKQRRDRLNDKFMELSVILEPGNPPKTDKAAILVDAVRMVTQLRGEAQKLKDTNSGLQEKIKELKTEKNELRDEKQRLKTEKEKLEQQLKAMNAPQPSFFPAPPMMPTAFASAAQGQAPGNKMVPFISYPGVAMWQFMPPASVDTSQDHVLRPPVA